A single Paenibacillus kribbensis DNA region contains:
- a CDS encoding LacI family DNA-binding transcriptional regulator: protein MHNIKRIAEVAGVSTSTVSRVLNHHPYVSEVTRTRVMEVIQELDYIPNINAVQLKVGRTKVIGIMTPTINNYYMQIIKGVSNAGKEQDYQVLIYQTEENRDLESAALELLRQKKVDGIVILRRMLDWSAVRHYTKYGPIVTCEPLKNKEISSIYLDHYEGFRIGLEHLVELGFEKIACTIGRKNSVNSQRRLQAYYDLLAARKLPVNEEWLLSGIHTVQDGMRAFAKLESLKERPHAIMTTNDLVACGIISAARSKGWNVPGDLAVVGFEADESQVADAMGLTNITNPLQQIGQEMFRTLHRQLNGQPLEPAPLSFELKVRQSTMLIPPTN, encoded by the coding sequence ATGCACAATATAAAAAGAATTGCGGAAGTTGCGGGGGTATCGACAAGTACCGTGTCTCGGGTGCTGAATCATCATCCTTATGTCAGTGAAGTTACGCGGACGAGGGTGATGGAAGTCATTCAGGAACTGGATTATATTCCGAATATTAATGCGGTGCAGCTGAAAGTAGGCCGTACCAAGGTGATCGGGATCATGACCCCAACGATTAACAATTATTACATGCAAATTATCAAGGGAGTATCCAATGCGGGTAAAGAGCAGGATTATCAGGTCCTGATCTACCAGACGGAGGAAAATCGGGATTTGGAAAGCGCGGCGTTAGAGCTTTTGAGGCAGAAAAAAGTGGACGGGATTGTCATTTTACGGCGTATGCTGGATTGGTCTGCTGTGAGGCATTATACCAAATATGGGCCGATTGTGACCTGTGAGCCATTAAAAAATAAAGAGATTTCATCCATTTACCTCGACCATTATGAAGGATTTCGGATCGGATTGGAACATTTGGTCGAGTTGGGATTTGAAAAAATCGCCTGCACCATAGGCAGAAAAAACAGCGTCAACAGCCAAAGAAGACTCCAAGCCTATTATGACCTGCTAGCGGCAAGGAAGCTGCCAGTGAATGAGGAATGGCTGCTCAGCGGGATCCATACGGTACAGGACGGAATGCGGGCGTTCGCCAAGCTGGAATCGTTAAAGGAACGTCCGCATGCCATCATGACCACCAACGATCTTGTGGCATGCGGTATAATCTCAGCCGCCCGCAGTAAAGGCTGGAATGTTCCCGGGGATTTGGCGGTGGTCGGTTTTGAAGCTGACGAAAGTCAGGTAGCCGACGCCATGGGGCTGACCAATATTACGAACCCGTTGCAGCAAATCGGACAGGAAATGTTCCGTACGCTGCATCGACAGTTGAACGGCCAGCCGCTGGAGCCTGCCCCACTCTCTTTTGAATTGAAGGTTCGCCAGTCTACCATGCTAATTCCACCTACAAACTAA
- a CDS encoding LutC/YkgG family protein, translated as MSEQRHSSAQAKLSHEAWLRQREAESRAKQARFMDGIASRLNRPRQTQPPMQPFRGAPDFWHEFDWSAEQRIEEFTANFTSVGGHVVRLPSLEHSADWIARKARELGAAYIVRQNEPDLDALQLEAALPEVRLSVWNTDPAEDWKARAAEADIGLVMADEAAAYTGSVAVLSSPEKGRSVSLLPTVLIILLPVERLRTRLGEILGRFDEAGREQLPAGIHFITGPSRSSDIENDLTIGVHGPGIVYTLLLG; from the coding sequence ATGAGTGAACAGCGTCATTCTTCTGCACAGGCGAAGTTGAGCCACGAAGCATGGCTCCGCCAACGGGAAGCCGAATCGCGCGCCAAACAGGCACGCTTCATGGATGGCATCGCGTCGCGGCTCAACCGTCCGCGACAGACCCAGCCGCCCATGCAGCCGTTCCGCGGCGCGCCTGATTTTTGGCACGAATTCGATTGGAGCGCGGAGCAGCGCATCGAAGAGTTCACCGCCAACTTTACAAGTGTTGGCGGGCATGTCGTGCGTCTGCCGAGTCTGGAGCATTCGGCAGACTGGATCGCGCGCAAGGCGCGCGAACTGGGAGCGGCCTATATCGTCCGGCAGAATGAGCCGGACCTGGATGCGCTCCAGCTGGAAGCGGCGCTGCCGGAAGTCCGGCTGTCGGTGTGGAACACCGATCCGGCCGAAGACTGGAAGGCGCGCGCCGCCGAGGCGGATATCGGCCTCGTCATGGCCGATGAGGCCGCCGCTTACACCGGCTCAGTAGCGGTGCTATCCTCGCCGGAGAAGGGCCGCTCGGTCAGCTTGCTGCCGACCGTGCTGATCATTCTCCTGCCAGTGGAGCGTCTGCGAACGCGACTGGGCGAGATTTTAGGCCGTTTTGACGAAGCCGGGCGCGAGCAATTGCCCGCAGGCATTCATTTTATTACCGGACCCAGCCGCTCGTCGGATATTGAAAATGATCTGACGATTGGCGTACATGGACCCGGCATCGTCTATACGCTGTTATTGGGTTAG